AATCGTAAATGTAGAGCCCTTCATCTCATCTAACTTTATTTTTCTTTCCCTTGCCTTTTGGCTCAAGGACTGAATCTCACTGGCAAGCTCAAGAAGGGTCTTTCTTTCGACATCCCTTATAACAGGCACCATGAGTCCCTCTGGTGTGTCAACTGCAATTGCAATGTTATAGTATTTTTTAACAATCACAGACCCTTTTTCCTCATCGACTGAGGCATTAAGAAGTGGATGCTCTTTAAGGGCATGCTGAACTGCCTTTATAAAGAATGGCATGAATGTAAGACGAATGCCTTTTTCAGAGAGTGGTTTCTTTTCCCTTTCCCTGAGGTCCCATAGCTCAGTAATGTCAGCCTCATCCATACCTGTCACGAATGCAGCCCTACTCTGGGAGAGAAGGAGATTTTTTGAAATAGTTTTTCTTAAGCCTTTAATTGGGATGCTCTCTATAGGTCCAAACTGGTCTTCAGCCTTTTTCATCTTCTCCGATTCCTCTATGACATCCTCTTTTGTAATGCTTCCTCCAGGACCTGAGCCTTTAACTGCGTCAATCTTAACTCCAAGCTCCTTGGCAAGTGCCCTTATAGCAGGTGTGGCAAGAACCTCTTGTTCCTCAGGCAAAACTCCGACAATAGAGACCGATGGACGCATAGCAGGCTTGAGCTCCTCTGTCTCCTCTATAATGCTCATAAGTGCCTCTCCAACCTTTACTATATCGCCAACATCCTTGTTAAGCTTAAGAACCTTTCCTTTCCTTGGAGATGGAACTTCTACCACTGCCTTATCTGTTTCTATCTCAAGGACTATCTGATGCTCACTTACAATGTCACCTTCTTTGACAAGCCATTTCCTTACCTCTGCCTCTGTAATCCCCTCGCCTAAATCAGGAAGTATGAAATCATATGGCATGCTATTCCTTAAACCTCCTGCATCTGCCTTTTAAGGAAATAATGCCAGTCGTGATAGTTCCTGAGCACATTTGCCTCAAACAGGATTCTGCCTTCGGGGTTATTGTCAATAATCAGTAAGCCACTGTTTATAATCTCAAATAAAAATACAGGCGAGTTAAGGTTATTTAGAGCAACAATCTGGACCTCTTCACCTATATCCTTTGATACTTCAGCTTCAAGATAAAATATGCTCCAGCCCATGTTCCGGGGGTCTTTATCGAAATATATTGCAATATCCCAGTCGCTTCTTTGCCCGGCAATACCCTTTGCCCTTGAGCCAAACAGATAGGCAAACTCGATATTCCGACTTGCCTTCAGGATTTCTCTAATGCTCTCAATATTTCTACTCACACATTCTCCATATAGCCAATAAACCTTTTTATGTCTTTTATACCTGAGCTTAAAAACCTT
The sequence above is a segment of the Nitrospirota bacterium genome. Coding sequences within it:
- a CDS encoding 2-oxo acid dehydrogenase subunit E2, with protein sequence MPYDFILPDLGEGITEAEVRKWLVKEGDIVSEHQIVLEIETDKAVVEVPSPRKGKVLKLNKDVGDIVKVGEALMSIIEETEELKPAMRPSVSIVGVLPEEQEVLATPAIRALAKELGVKIDAVKGSGPGGSITKEDVIEESEKMKKAEDQFGPIESIPIKGLRKTISKNLLLSQSRAAFVTGMDEADITELWDLREREKKPLSEKGIRLTFMPFFIKAVQHALKEHPLLNASVDEEKGSVIVKKYYNIAIAVDTPEGLMVPVIRDVERKTLLELASEIQSLSQKARERKIKLDEMKGSTFTITNYGHFGGVFATPIINYPDVAILGTGRISEKPWVWKGQITIRRILPLSLTFDHRVTDGVDSAKFLTKVIRYLEDPAMLFIESA
- a CDS encoding nucleotidyltransferase domain-containing protein; protein product: MSRNIESIREILKASRNIEFAYLFGSRAKGIAGQRSDWDIAIYFDKDPRNMGWSIFYLEAEVSKDIGEEVQIVALNNLNSPVFLFEIINSGLLIIDNNPEGRILFEANVLRNYHDWHYFLKRQMQEV